A region of the Agrobacterium sp. RAC06 genome:
CGTTGGAGGCGTATTTGATCAGTTCGGCTGTGCGGCGCTCGCAGAAATAGAGCGGCATCTCCTTGAGATCGAGCGCCTCATAGATGTCGCGCATGACCTCGGTGGACCGTTCGTCATCCGAGCCGACCACGATCCTATCCGGACGGCGGAAATCGGAAATGGCCGCACCTTCCCGCAGGAATTCGGGATTGGAGACGACGGCGATAACCTTTTGCGGGAATTCTTCCCGGAAGATGCGTTCGATCTCGTCGCCCGTGCCGACGGGCACGGTGGACTTGGTGACCACGACGGTGAAACCAGTGGCAGCGGCAGCAATCTCGCGGGCGGCGGCGTAGACATGGCTGAGGTCGGCGTGACCATCGACGAGACGCGACGGCGTGCCGACCGCGATGAAGACCGCATCGGCCGCCGCCACCGGTCCCACGAGATCGCCGGAGAAGCTCAGGCGGCCGGCGGCACAGTTGTCGGCGATGATGATCTCCAGACCGGGCTCATAAATCGGCACTTTGCCGGCCTGCAGCGCCTCGATCTTGTCCCGGCTCTTGTCGACGCAGACCACGTCATGACCCAGCGCCGCCAGGCAGGCTCCGGAGACAAGCCCCACATATCCCGAACCGATCATCACAATGCGCATCCGTCACCCTTCCCGAAGAGAATCGAGCTTGAACCTCACGCCGTCACATGTGACCGAAAGACACGACGACTGGATGACAGCCACTCGCCAGGTCGCAGCGACGGGTGATCGGATAGCGAATCGTCTTGTTTCAGGCGCCGAGGCTTGCGCGCAGTTTCTGATGGGCCGCCTCGTCGAGGGAGAAATTCCACATCAAGGCGATGGCCGCGAGCTTGGGAAGGATCGGCAGGAAGGCGTAGAGGGCCGTCAGTGCAGTGAGTGCACCGGGCGTTTGGGTGGCCGTCTGGCTGCCGATGAAGCCGGCAAGGTCGAGGAGCGGGAAGACGACACCGGCGGAGAGCGCCACCGCAAGCTTGGTGGTGAAGCTCCAGGCGGCGAAGTAAAGGCCGGAGCGCTGCTCGCCTGATGAAACCGTGTCGTTGTCGATCACGTCGGCCTGGATCGCGGGTGGCAGCGTCAGATCGAAGCCGAGCAAAAGACCGGTCACGACGCAGACCACAGTGAAGGCGAGCACATCGCCCTCGCCAAGGAAACCCGTCACCGAGAAGACGGCACAGGCGAGCATCATGGCGTAGCACCAGGCGCGGTGCTTGCCGAGGCGCTTGGCGGTGGCAACTGCCAGCGGCACGCCGGCGATGGCGCAGAGGAAATAGGTGAAGAGCAGCGGCCCCTGCATGGCCGGCGCATCAAGACGCTGGCCGACGAAATAGATGAAGAGCGAAGCTGGGATCGCATTCGCAAAGCTGTTCAAGAGGAAGGCGCTGACCAGTCGCAGGAAGGGACCATTGGCGCGCAGATGCCGGAAGCCCTCCCGCAACGAGAGCTTCCGCTGTGAGAGATCGATCGGTTCCGGCACCACGGCCACCGCCAGCAGTCCCGCTAAGGGTAGCGCGACGGCAATGAAGACGGCGACCCAGGCAAGGCCGTGAAAGCCGGCTGCCGTGTCCAAGCCGCCGACGAATGGCAGGGTGATCGCGATCAGCGAGCCGATCAGAGTGGCGCCCTCGCGCCAGGCCGACAGCTTCACCCGCGCCTGATAACCGGTCGCGAGCTCCGCCCCCCAGGCAGTGTAGGGCAAAAGCGACCAGGTGGCGCCGATGGAGAGCGCCACGCCCCAGAAGGCGAGATAACCGACGCCCGCGTCCTCAGGTGGCCAGAAGAGCATGAAGGCGGCGAGCGCTGTCAGCGGCGTGGAGATGACGAAGAAGAAACGGCGGCGGCCATAGCGAGAGCGGACACGGTCGGACAGCCAGCCAAACAGGGGATCGGTGATCGCGTCGACCAGCCGGATGGCAAGCAGCAGCGTGCCGATGGTCGCGAGCGACAGGGCGAAGTGATCGGCGTAGAAGGTCGGCACCACGATGTAGAAGGGCAGCGCAATGGCGGCCATCGGGATTGCGGGAAGCGCGTAGAAAGCAAGGCGCTTCGACGACGGGGCCTGGTCTGTCATGGGGATCCGATCACTGAACTCTCTGGAAAGGTCTACGCCTTGTCGGCGTTAACGGTTTTGCCCGTGCGGCGGCAGCGCTCCGAACAGTAGACGACATTGTCCCAGTCCCGCTCCCACTTTTTGCGCCAGGCAAACGGTTTGCGGCAGACGGGACAGGTTTTCTGGGGCAGATCGCCCTTGCGGATCGTCTTGGGCATTCGGGGCTCGCGTTTGAATTTCACCTCCCATTTCGCATGGGCGGCGGTAGCGGATCACTTCAAGAGATTAGAGCGGTTGAAGCTTGCCACCCCCTGCCCCACTTGCTAGCTCGAAACCGCAATCACGGGAGAGACATCACGATGAGAGAACATTCCTTCGGCCGGACGGAATTCACCGTCAGCGATATCGGCTTCGGCGCCTGGCAGATCGGCGGATCCTGGGGCGAAGTCTCCGAGGCAGACGGCCGGGCGGCGCTCAATGCGGCCCTTGATGCCGGCATGACCTTTATCGATACCGCCGACGTCTATGGCGACGGTCGGTCGGAAAAAATCATTGCCGAGGTGCTGAAGGCGCGTGGCGGCAAGCGGCCGATGGTGGCGTCCAAGGCCGGTCGGAGGCTCAACCCGCATGTGGCCGATGGCTATACCAAGGCGAATATAGAAGCCTTCATCGATCGGTCGCTGAAGAACCTCGAAATCGATACTCTCGATCTGGTGCAGCTGCATTGCCCACCGACCGACGTTTACTATCGCCAGGAGATGTTCGAGGGGCTGGAAGAGATCCGCAAGGCCGGCAAGATCAAGCATTACGGCGTCTCGGTCGAAAAGGTCGAGGAAGCGCTGAAGGCAATCGAGTATCCGGGCGTCGTTTCGGTGCAGATCATCTTCAACATGTTCCGCCAGCGCCCGGCTGCCCTCTTCTTCCAGGAGGCCAGGCGCCGCAACGTCGCGGTCATCGCCCGCGTACCGCTGGCAAGCGGCCTGCTTTCGGGCAAGATCACCGCAGCCACGCAGTTTGCGGCGGAAGACCACCGCAACTTCAACCGCAATGGCGAAGCCTTCGACGTGGGCGAGACCTTTGCCGGCGTGCCATTCGAGACGGGGCTCGCGGCCGTCGAGGAAGTGCGCAAGCTGGTGCCAGCTGGCACCTCCATGGCGCAGTTTGCACTCCGCTGGATCCTGATGCATGAGGCCGTCACGGTCGTCATTCCCGGCGCCCGCAATGGCGAGCAGGCCAAGGCCAATGCGGCGGCCTCGGACCTTGCAGCGCTTTCTGCCGATGTCATGGCGGCGTCGCGCGAGGTCTATGAGCGGCTGATCGCACCGCATGTGCATCATCGCTGGTAATCCGCACCGGTGACGACATGAAAAGAGGCCGGGTGAGCGATCACCCGGCCTCTTCTGTTTCAGCTGGCCCGATCTTTCGATCAGTTGGTGCCCTGAAGGTTCACTTCCCAGAACAGGGTCTCGCCAGACGAGTCATCCACGCCGTCATTGTCGGTCACGGCAAAGGCCTTGCCCGATGCGTCGAAGGCGAAGCCTTCGAGCTTGTCGACGACATAGCCATTGGTGGCGGCCTTCAGGTCCGGGATGAAGTCATGGACTTGTTCCTTCGCAACCGTCGGGAGCTCTTCACCGATCTTGGCGGGCTTCAGATCGGCAATCGCGACGCGGTAGAGCTTCTTGAGCTTGGCGTTATCGCCGATCTGGTTGTCGCGCTCGACGATATAGACGTGGTCGCCATGGGCGGTGATTTCCGACAGACCGACCCAGCCTTCGCCAGCCGCTTCCAGCGGATAACGAACGGCACCCCATTCCTTGGACTTCGGGTTGTAGGAGAGGAGCTTCACCGAGCCCTTCTCGTCATCGCCCCATCCGCGCTGAACGGCCATCCAGAGCGTCATGTCGTCGCCGGTGCCGACAGAGGTGATGCCTTCGAGACCGAAGCGGGTCTGGCTGGCCAGGAGTTCGACCGGCAAGCCGATCTCGGCCTTGATCTCGCCCTTGGCGTCGACATTGTAGAGGCCGTGGCCGACGAGCTTGGCAGCATCGCCTTCGGAAGCCAGCCAGAAGCCGCCCTTGCCGTCGAGCGTGATACCTTCCAGGTCGAGCTTCTGGGCCGCAGCGCCACCGCGGGTGATCGGCAGGGCTGAGGTGATGACAGCCGGCTTCTGCGTTGCATCGATCGTGAAGATCGTCGGCTGCATGGCGTAGAAGCTGTCGTTGACGGCATAGAGCGTGCCGACCTTCTCGGCATCGCCGACGAGGCCAGAGAGAGCGCCCCAACCGATCGGTGCGCCATCGACCATGGCCGACTGGATCATCGGATAGGCGGGCGTACCTTCAGCCAGTTCATAGAGCATGACGTGAGAGCGCGCGCCACCGTCTTCACCGAGATCAACTTCGTTGGCGGTTACCAGAAGGTTGCGCGATGGGATGGCGACTGCGCCTTCCGGCGAGACGCCCGACGGCAGGAGCTGGGTGAGTTCAGGCTCGGCGCCCGTGTCCTTGTAGACGGCGGCAATCGAGGAACGCTCGGCGAGAACGAAGAAATAGTTCTGGTCGCCGAAGGTTGCGGCTTCCAGGCCTTCCGGCTCGACGCCCTTGGAACGGGCGCGCTTGTCCGGGAAGTGGCCGATCTGGGCGATCGCCATTTCGAGCGAGGCGCCGGCTTCGTAGGCGACCTTGCCGGTCTTGTCGAAAATGGTGAAACCGCGTGAACCGCCGTTCCAGGCGCCTTCATTGGCGATGACAAGACGATTGTCATCGAGCCACTTCACGGCGTCGGGCTCGCGCGGAACGCCGTCCTTGGTGCCGGTGAACTTCAGCGCGCCATCCGACTTGGTGTCGATGCCCGTCAGATCGACCGTACCGGCGGAGAAGTGGCTCTTCACTTCGCCGGTCTTGCCGTCGACGATGGCAATGTAGTTGTTTTCCTGCAGCGTGACGGCGATTTCGCCGAGGCTGTTGACCGAAACGAATTCCGGCTCCGGATCTTCTGGGGCGACTTCGGCGAGACCGGTCAATGCGACGCGCTTCATGGTGCCGCAATCGGCAACGCCATCCTTCAGCGAGATGATGACGAGGTCACCGGCCGGCATCTGCGGCAGGGCGCCGTCGTTGACGTCTTCGTCACGCTCGTTCTCGATGGCGATCGCGACGAAAGAGCCGTCCTTGGCAACAGCAACCGAATCCGGCTGACCGCCGATGTCGCAGGTGCCCTCGACGGTCTTGCCGGCGATGTCGACGATCGCGAGCTTGCCCGACGGGTTGGTGAAGCTCTCGGACGTGTTGACGCCGACGAGAACCTTGCCACCGGCGACGGAAACAGAAGTCGGTTCGCCGTCCATCATCAGCACACCGGCGGCCTTCGGCGCCTTGGCGTCCGTGATGTCGATGAAGCCGATGCCGCCGAGCGGGCTGTCGGAATAGATCAGGGTATTGCCGTCTTCCGAGGCCGTGATGATCTCGGCCGAGGTGGTGGAAAGCTTGTCCTTGTCAGCCGGCAGATTGGTGGCGACCGGGAAAGCGGCAATACGGTTGAAAACCTGTTCGGCTGCGGCCGGCAGGGCCACGGATGCAAAAAGCGCCGCCGTCAGGGCGACGCGGGAGAGACCATGGGTCATCGGGAAACCTCCAGTATCCAGAAATGGAACAAGAGGGTTCTGAGGCAGTCCGATGACAGTCGAATGACAAGGCGGGAATGAACGCACTTTTCATCGGTTCAGGGTTGAGGCGAAACTTCCTTGCCAGCCTCGCGCAGCATCAGGAAGAGTGATGCGCCGAGGATGAGAAGAGCGCCCAGCCAGAGATAGCCGCTCGGCGCATAGCCGAAGACGAGCCAGCCGGCAAAAACATTGAGCGGCAGTTTCAGGTCATCGAAGGGCTGAACATAGGCGGCATCCGCCGCATTGTAGGCGAGCGTCAGCAGATACTGGCCGATGGCCGTCAAAAGACCTGCGGCGAGAAGCAGCCAGAGCGCTGAACCTTCAGGAATGGCAAAGCCGGATGCTGCAGCAAGGCCGAAGTTGATCGGCGTCAGCAGCACGAGAAGCCAAACGGTCACCGTCTCCGGAGACTCGTAATGGGTGAGGTTCTTCATGATCAGCGACGAACCGCCCCAGAGAAGCGCAGAGAGAACCGGCAGCAGCGCGGCGAGCGTGAAGCTGTCCGACCAGGGCTGCAGGATGATCATCGCACCAACGAAGCCTGTGAGGGTCGCCAGCCAGCGATCGCGACCGACGGTCTCGCCGAGAAAGAGCCGCGCACCAATGATGATGAAGAAGGGCGAGGTCATGACGAGCGCGATCGCCTGCCAGATCGGCACGGTGGCAAGGCCCGTCACCCAGGCCTGGACGCCGAAAGCCGCGAGCAGGACGCGCAGGATGTGGCGGACGGGATAGGCGGTCTTCATCGCCATCAAACCGAGCCGGAACAACAGCGGAAGGGAGAGGACAAGAGCGAAGCCATATTGCCAGAAGGCCGTTGAAGCCGGCGGAAAGCCGAGCGTCATCGAGAGCCACTGGGTGACGACATTGAGAATGGCAAAGGCAACGCCTGCCAAAACCATAAAACCGGCACCAACAACGGCCCGGGAACGCAGAACAGAAACCGAGCTCTGATTCATGTCATTTTTCCTTATCCAAAGGACCAACACAAATCAGGACAGATGAGGACGACGAAAAACCGCGCCCGGACGGGCACGGACCTGCGCAGCAACGCCCAACTGATCCGCGTGACGCGGATGCAGGGCACAGCCTGACCTCATTCTCTTTCATCCGGACTTTAACCGTCGGCTCCGGAGTTACACCGGATCTGCTGACCCTGCCCTTCCCTTAGAGAAGACCAGGCGCTCGCGGGCTTGGAGTTTCCTCCTTACCGCCGGTGGGGAGTTTCACCCCGCCCTGAGAACGAATGCCGGACAATCCGGCGCAACAGAAATATGACAGCCCATGCTGCAGCGCAAGAGCGCAAAAAGAAAGCCCGGCACAGAGGCCGGGCTAACCAGGGTGTCAGCTGACCATCGGCACCGAAGGGTGGCGACGGTCACGACGGATCAGCTGTTGACAGCGTCCTTCAGGCCCTTGCCGGCCGTGAACTTCGGCACGTTGCGAGCCGGGATATCGACTTCAGCGCCGGTGGACGGATTGCGGCCCTTGGAGGCTTCGCGACGGGCGACGGTGAAGGCGCCGAAGCCAGCGAGACGAATGTCGCCGCCGTTCTTCAGTTCAGCCTGGACCGTTTCAAAAACGGCATCAACGGCAGAGGCAGCGTCAGCCTTGGTGAGGCCAGCCTTCTCGGCGACCGCGGATACGAGTTCGTTCTTGTTCATGTTTCCACCCTTTCTGATTGGTATGAAACGACTCAAATGATTAAGTCGGGCGGAGAATACGAAAGCTTCTGCCCTTCGCA
Encoded here:
- a CDS encoding DMT family transporter, with product MNQSSVSVLRSRAVVGAGFMVLAGVAFAILNVVTQWLSMTLGFPPASTAFWQYGFALVLSLPLLFRLGLMAMKTAYPVRHILRVLLAAFGVQAWVTGLATVPIWQAIALVMTSPFFIIIGARLFLGETVGRDRWLATLTGFVGAMIILQPWSDSFTLAALLPVLSALLWGGSSLIMKNLTHYESPETVTVWLLVLLTPINFGLAAASGFAIPEGSALWLLLAAGLLTAIGQYLLTLAYNAADAAYVQPFDDLKLPLNVFAGWLVFGYAPSGYLWLGALLILGASLFLMLREAGKEVSPQP
- a CDS encoding MFS transporter, which encodes MTDQAPSSKRLAFYALPAIPMAAIALPFYIVVPTFYADHFALSLATIGTLLLAIRLVDAITDPLFGWLSDRVRSRYGRRRFFFVISTPLTALAAFMLFWPPEDAGVGYLAFWGVALSIGATWSLLPYTAWGAELATGYQARVKLSAWREGATLIGSLIAITLPFVGGLDTAAGFHGLAWVAVFIAVALPLAGLLAVAVVPEPIDLSQRKLSLREGFRHLRANGPFLRLVSAFLLNSFANAIPASLFIYFVGQRLDAPAMQGPLLFTYFLCAIAGVPLAVATAKRLGKHRAWCYAMMLACAVFSVTGFLGEGDVLAFTVVCVVTGLLLGFDLTLPPAIQADVIDNDTVSSGEQRSGLYFAAWSFTTKLAVALSAGVVFPLLDLAGFIGSQTATQTPGALTALTALYAFLPILPKLAAIALMWNFSLDEAAHQKLRASLGA
- a CDS encoding aldo/keto reductase — encoded protein: MREHSFGRTEFTVSDIGFGAWQIGGSWGEVSEADGRAALNAALDAGMTFIDTADVYGDGRSEKIIAEVLKARGGKRPMVASKAGRRLNPHVADGYTKANIEAFIDRSLKNLEIDTLDLVQLHCPPTDVYYRQEMFEGLEEIRKAGKIKHYGVSVEKVEEALKAIEYPGVVSVQIIFNMFRQRPAALFFQEARRRNVAVIARVPLASGLLSGKITAATQFAAEDHRNFNRNGEAFDVGETFAGVPFETGLAAVEEVRKLVPAGTSMAQFALRWILMHEAVTVVIPGARNGEQAKANAAASDLAALSADVMAASREVYERLIAPHVHHRW
- the hupB gene encoding DNA-binding protein HupB — encoded protein: MNKNELVSAVAEKAGLTKADAASAVDAVFETVQAELKNGGDIRLAGFGAFTVARREASKGRNPSTGAEVDIPARNVPKFTAGKGLKDAVNS
- a CDS encoding DUF2256 domain-containing protein, whose amino-acid sequence is MPKTIRKGDLPQKTCPVCRKPFAWRKKWERDWDNVVYCSERCRRTGKTVNADKA
- a CDS encoding esterase-like activity of phytase family protein; amino-acid sequence: MTHGLSRVALTAALFASVALPAAAEQVFNRIAAFPVATNLPADKDKLSTTSAEIITASEDGNTLIYSDSPLGGIGFIDITDAKAPKAAGVLMMDGEPTSVSVAGGKVLVGVNTSESFTNPSGKLAIVDIAGKTVEGTCDIGGQPDSVAVAKDGSFVAIAIENERDEDVNDGALPQMPAGDLVIISLKDGVADCGTMKRVALTGLAEVAPEDPEPEFVSVNSLGEIAVTLQENNYIAIVDGKTGEVKSHFSAGTVDLTGIDTKSDGALKFTGTKDGVPREPDAVKWLDDNRLVIANEGAWNGGSRGFTIFDKTGKVAYEAGASLEMAIAQIGHFPDKRARSKGVEPEGLEAATFGDQNYFFVLAERSSIAAVYKDTGAEPELTQLLPSGVSPEGAVAIPSRNLLVTANEVDLGEDGGARSHVMLYELAEGTPAYPMIQSAMVDGAPIGWGALSGLVGDAEKVGTLYAVNDSFYAMQPTIFTIDATQKPAVITSALPITRGGAAAQKLDLEGITLDGKGGFWLASEGDAAKLVGHGLYNVDAKGEIKAEIGLPVELLASQTRFGLEGITSVGTGDDMTLWMAVQRGWGDDEKGSVKLLSYNPKSKEWGAVRYPLEAAGEGWVGLSEITAHGDHVYIVERDNQIGDNAKLKKLYRVAIADLKPAKIGEELPTVAKEQVHDFIPDLKAATNGYVVDKLEGFAFDASGKAFAVTDNDGVDDSSGETLFWEVNLQGTN